A genomic segment from Psychrobacillus sp. FSL K6-2836 encodes:
- a CDS encoding alpha/beta fold hydrolase → MSNISEFLTINHNKMEILQKGKNGTPIIILTGMGCSFDEWYDVIEALSKSSRVVLFHRPGLGESEIRNEIRNTQAVVNEINELMLLLGILEPVVLVGHSYGGLCAQHFVKKHPKKVAGLVLVDSTSIDLKVLDNLDIPVLNEGSTDEIWLEKCDAYSRMDREELREIINPTLTEKQKKLPFFVQQRLINFQINPSLYKAMHSEISNWKQDADTIKNLGEFPNIPLIVIGRDKEHNIRLGTKDGLPEWELRLFEEKWQELIMNQVNLSQNSKLIIATEASHSIHIDRPDIIIQSITWMVKE, encoded by the coding sequence GTGAGTAATATTAGTGAATTTTTAACAATTAATCATAATAAAATGGAGATTCTTCAAAAAGGGAAAAATGGTACACCAATAATTATCCTAACAGGGATGGGTTGCTCTTTTGATGAGTGGTACGATGTAATAGAGGCATTAAGCAAATCAAGCAGAGTAGTCTTGTTTCATAGACCTGGACTTGGTGAGAGTGAAATTCGAAACGAAATCCGTAATACACAAGCAGTCGTAAATGAAATAAATGAGTTGATGCTTCTACTTGGAATTCTTGAACCCGTGGTACTAGTTGGTCATTCGTATGGAGGTTTATGTGCCCAGCATTTTGTGAAAAAGCATCCAAAAAAAGTTGCAGGACTAGTATTAGTTGACTCGACTTCTATTGATTTAAAGGTCTTAGACAATTTAGATATACCAGTATTGAATGAAGGTTCAACCGATGAGATCTGGTTGGAGAAATGTGATGCTTATTCTCGAATGGATCGAGAAGAATTAAGAGAAATAATTAATCCTACTCTCACAGAAAAACAAAAAAAACTTCCTTTTTTTGTACAGCAGCGATTAATAAATTTCCAGATAAATCCTTCTTTATACAAAGCAATGCACTCTGAAATTAGCAACTGGAAGCAGGACGCAGATACTATTAAGAACCTAGGAGAATTTCCTAATATTCCTTTAATTGTAATTGGTCGAGATAAAGAACATAATATTAGGTTAGGAACTAAGGATGGTTTACCAGAGTGGGAGTTAAGGTTATTTGAAGAAAAGTGGCAAGAACTAATTATGAACCAAGTAAATCTATCTCAAAATAGTAAATTAATAATAGCAACAGAGGCAAGTCATTCAATACATATTGATAGACCAGATATTATTATTCAATCAATAACATGGATGGTTAAAGAATAA